A segment of the Gammaproteobacteria bacterium genome:
GAGTGGACGAGCCCCTTTAAAGGAGGCTTCCCGCCTTCCTGATTGCGACGGTGGACAAGTTCGCGGCTCTCCCTTGGGAGGGTCCTTCGGGTGCCCTGCTCGGCGGGGCCGAACGATACGACTCGGAAGGGTTCTACGGCGCCGTCGACCCCGGCCGCGGGTCACGGCTCGATTCGCCGCTGCTATCACCCGACCTGGTGATCCAGGACGAGCTCCACCTGATCACCGGCCCCTTGGGGACCATGATGGGCCTCTACGAGACAGCCATCGGCGGGCTGTGTTCCGCCAAGGGGACGCACCAGGTAGGTAAGCCAAAGATCGTCGCGTCCACAGCTACCGCGCGTCAGGCTCGGGATCAGGTGCAGGCCGTCTTTGCCCGCGCGGACACTCGAGTTTTCCCGCCTCCGGGGCCGGATCGGCGGGATTCGTTCTTCGCCGGCACAGTTCCGGCCAGCGAGGTTCCGGCGCGGCGCTACCTGGGCATCGCGGCAGCCGGCCGCAACCCGAAAGTCATCATGCGGCGTGTCATGCTGGCGCTCATGGGTGCGGCGCAGAAGCACTACGTTCGCGCGGGAGGCCGGAAGAACTCGAAGAACCCTGCCGACCCCTATATGACGCTGCTTGCCTACTTCAACAGCCTGAGGGAGTTGGGGGGAGCGCGCCGAATCGTCGAGGAAGAGGTGCAAAACACCCTGAAGGGGAGGGGAGGCCGCCGTCGTTTGGGCGAACAGACAGGTTTGTTCCGCGACCGCACGCTCCACAGTGAAGTCATGGAGCTAACCTCCCGGGTGAGCACCGCCCAGGTTGCCATGGCCTTCGAACGACTCGCGCGTGGGTTTCACGAGCAGGGCAGGGTAGATTGTGCGCTGGCCACCAACATGATCTCGGTCGGGCTGGATGTGTCGCGGCTCGGGCTCATGGTGGTCAACGGACAGCCGAAGACGCACGCCGAGTACATCCAGGCCACCAGCAGGGTCGGACGCGCGGATGACCGGCCGGGTCTTGTCGTTACGCTTCTCAACATCCACAAGCCGCGAGATCGATCGCACTACGAGCGTTTCCGTCACTACCACGAGACCTTCTACCGTTCCGTCGAACCGGCATCCGTGACACCGTTCTCGGCTCGGGCGCTCGACCGCGGCTTCGCTGGCGCGCTCGTTGCGCTGGCTCGTCATTCGGAACCGATTCTGACCCCTGCCCGGGGTGCCGAGGCCATCAAGCAAGCCCGCGCCGAACTGGAAGATTGGCTCCAGGCGACCTACGCCGAACGCCTGCAAAACCAGCCCATCCATGATCCCAGCGAGCGGGAGGAGGCCGTCGACGCAGTCCGGAATCGAGTCGTGGATCTGCTGGATTCGTGGATCAAGATCCTCGATGACTACCGGGCCAATGGCGTATCGTTGCAATACCAGAGCTACGAGAAGCCGCCGGCCAAGCCATTGCTTCGCTACCTGCTCGACCAGGATTTCGAGACGGAGCACCATCGGAAGTTCCGTGCCAACCGCTCTCTGCGGGACGTGGAGCCCGAGGTGCATGTCTACGTCAAAGACCTCAAGGACGCGGGGAAGCCGGCATGAATCCGAGCTCCAATGGCCAGATCCGCCGCAGCCAGGTCATCACGACCTACGGTCCGGGCTCGTTGATCGACCTTCCAAAGGACTCGGCGATCGTCGCCGGTGTTGACGACTGGCACCAGCCGTTGGAACGGCTGGATGAACCCCGGGTGCAGCGCACGCTCTCGCGGATTACCGGGGTGGCCAACCCGTATCTCTACGTGCCTCCGACACCCGATCCGGCCCAGTATTGGCTCAAGTTCCCCAAGGGAATCGACGCTTACCGCTTTCCCGAGTGGTTCGTGGTGCAGGAATCGGGACGCGGAGATGGCAGCGACCCCTCTCCCACCAAACCCCGCTCCCGCAGGCTCGTCCACCGCAAGCATCTTGACGAGAAGCGGAAGTTCGACGGTAACCCCGTTGTCGCGACGCGCTTCGTGAGGGCATGCCCGAAGGGACACGTTGATGACTTCCCATGGCAAGACTTCGCTCATAGCGGCCCGACGAAGTGCCTCGGTCAACTGTGGCTCGATGAGACGGGCGCGACCGGAGAACTGGCCAACCTGCGTGTCCGGTGCAGCTGCGGGAAGTCGCGCCGGATGACGGAGGCCAATGACATATCGAAGACTACCTTGGGGATATGCACCGGGGCGCGTCCATGGCTCGGGCCGAACGCAAATGAAGACTGCCACCAGCGCAGCCGACTGCTCATCCGGACAGCGACCAACGCGTACTTCCCGCTGTTGGTCCGTGCTCTGTCGATTCCGGAAAAGTCAGCGGAGATTGACCTGGTTGTGGCGGAGCAGTGGCAACTGCTTGAGGTAGTCGAAAGCTTGGACGAACTGGCGATCTTCAGGAAGCTGCCACAGATCGCCCAGTCTTTGGCCGGGTTCGATGACGACGAAATACTGGAGGCCATTCACCGACGCCGCGAGGGTCCGCTCGGCGACCAGTCTGTGAAGGGAGTCGAAATCGAGGCCATGCTCGCGGTGCCGGAAGGGTTCGGCGACGATGTGCCCATCGACCCGAACTTCCACGCGCGGAAGTTCCCGGATCACCTCCGCACTGACGGGTTTCGTCAACAGGTGTCGGGTGTCTACCAGGTTCACAGGCTACGCGAGGTCCTCGCACTCGGCGGCTTCACGCGATTGGAAGCGCCGATGCCGGACATCGACGGCGAGTATCGGGATGAGGTCGAGCGAGCGGACATCTCGATCGACCCGGCTTGGTTCCCGGCCGTGGAAAACAGGGGCGAGGGAGTGCTTCTCCATTTTTCGGCGGCAGCCGTTCGCAA
Coding sequences within it:
- a CDS encoding DUF1998 domain-containing protein, with product MNPSSNGQIRRSQVITTYGPGSLIDLPKDSAIVAGVDDWHQPLERLDEPRVQRTLSRITGVANPYLYVPPTPDPAQYWLKFPKGIDAYRFPEWFVVQESGRGDGSDPSPTKPRSRRLVHRKHLDEKRKFDGNPVVATRFVRACPKGHVDDFPWQDFAHSGPTKCLGQLWLDETGATGELANLRVRCSCGKSRRMTEANDISKTTLGICTGARPWLGPNANEDCHQRSRLLIRTATNAYFPLLVRALSIPEKSAEIDLVVAEQWQLLEVVESLDELAIFRKLPQIAQSLAGFDDDEILEAIHRRREGPLGDQSVKGVEIEAMLAVPEGFGDDVPIDPNFHARKFPDHLRTDGFRQQVSGVYQVHRLREVLALGGFTRLEAPMPDIDGEYRDEVERADISIDPAWFPAVENRGEGVLLHFSAAAVRKWKARAGVARRTKALQTGYLHWREQRKNAPDFPGGTYVMLHTLSHMLVQSLSSRCGYPAASIRERIYVDDENELYGVLLYTSSPDAEGTLGGLVQQARHIGGHIEQALAAAGLCSNDPVCAQHSPASSVEERWLHGAACHGCVLVAETSCEMWNDNLDRALVVPTLDERDAAFFPDPGWA